In one Pseudomonas tensinigenes genomic region, the following are encoded:
- a CDS encoding FAD/FMN-containing dehydrogenase, whose product MKFRWLLLFAVFPLFAHALEIGERLAPWTLLDQYEQPFTLDDSTTTLLVARGMDGAKLIKEALKDQPKGYLEARHAVFVADIQRMPALIARMFAVPAMRDYHYRVMLDREGRVASRYPGAEGQVLWLQLKDGRLLSQREYANASELREALEKARP is encoded by the coding sequence GTGAAATTTCGCTGGCTGCTGCTGTTTGCTGTTTTTCCGCTGTTTGCCCATGCACTCGAAATCGGCGAGCGTCTTGCTCCCTGGACGTTGCTTGATCAGTACGAGCAGCCCTTCACCCTCGACGACAGCACTACAACGTTGCTGGTGGCGCGGGGTATGGACGGCGCCAAGCTGATCAAAGAAGCGTTGAAGGATCAGCCCAAGGGCTATCTGGAGGCGCGCCACGCGGTATTCGTTGCCGATATCCAGCGCATGCCAGCGCTGATTGCCAGGATGTTTGCCGTACCGGCCATGCGCGACTACCACTACCGGGTCATGCTTGATCGAGAAGGCCGGGTCGCGTCGCGCTATCCCGGCGCAGAAGGCCAGGTGTTGTGGTTGCAATTGAAGGACGGTCGATTGCTCTCGCAACGTGAGTACGCCAACGCGAGCGAACTGCGCGAGGCACTGGAGAAGGCGCGCCCATGA
- a CDS encoding prepilin peptidase, translated as MPIDELFALYPLAFVFTALLLGLVVGSFLNVLIWRLPKMLERDWRQQAHDVLGLPGETPQPTYNLMLPHSECPHCAHRIRPWENIPLLSYLWLRGRCSACAAPISKRYPLTELACGLLSAFIAWHFGFGWPACLLIFLTWGLLAMSLIDTEHQLLPDVLVLPLLWLGLIVNSFGLFVPLHDALWGAVAGYLTLWSVFWLFKLLTGKDGIGHGDFKLLALLGAWGGWQILPLTILLSSLVGAIIGVVLLRLRNEKASTPIPFGPYLAIAGWIALLWGGQITDFYWQFVGLK; from the coding sequence ATGCCTATCGACGAACTGTTTGCCCTGTATCCACTGGCCTTTGTCTTCACCGCCCTGCTGCTCGGTCTGGTGGTCGGCAGCTTTCTCAACGTGCTGATCTGGCGTCTGCCGAAAATGCTCGAACGCGACTGGCGCCAGCAGGCCCACGACGTGCTCGGTTTGCCCGGCGAGACGCCTCAGCCCACCTACAATTTGATGCTGCCGCACTCCGAATGCCCACATTGCGCCCATCGGATCCGCCCGTGGGAAAACATTCCCCTGCTCAGTTATCTGTGGCTGCGCGGGCGCTGTTCGGCGTGCGCAGCGCCGATCAGCAAACGTTATCCGCTAACCGAACTGGCCTGTGGGTTGCTCTCGGCCTTCATCGCCTGGCACTTCGGTTTCGGTTGGCCGGCGTGCCTGCTCATCTTCCTCACCTGGGGTTTGCTGGCGATGAGTCTGATCGACACCGAGCATCAACTGTTGCCCGATGTGCTGGTGCTGCCGCTGCTGTGGCTGGGGTTGATCGTCAACAGCTTCGGCCTGTTCGTGCCGTTGCACGATGCGCTGTGGGGCGCAGTGGCCGGTTACCTGACGCTGTGGTCGGTGTTCTGGCTATTCAAACTGCTGACCGGCAAGGACGGCATCGGTCACGGTGATTTCAAGTTGCTGGCGCTGCTCGGCGCGTGGGGCGGCTGGCAGATTCTACCGCTGACCATCCTGCTGTCATCGCTGGTGGGCGCCATTATCGGGGTGGTTTTACTGCGCTTGCGCAATGAGAAAGCATCCACGCCGATCCCCTTCGGCCCCTATCTGGCAATTGCCGGCTGGATTGCCTTGCTCTGGGGTGGTCAAATAACCGACTTCTATTGGCAGTTTGTCGGTTTGAAATGA
- a CDS encoding DUF1780 domain-containing protein: MDDSDYLRLLTIAAEQANAFLSNARKWERERWVCQRLLQGLNIPYRADEFAPAGEPPDVLFRDANFEVFFVLDEGRRLNDEWRDELQRRRSAFSLSQLVRREAKPKRIPANEFLLRLAPTLRKKAHNYKERGMDLGELDIIAFASLKREVLDLNSHFPPPTEYLRQGWRSLSLVGPTFARVLFAHPDAPDFLRSNLGRSIVFDVGISL; this comes from the coding sequence ATGGATGACTCAGATTATTTACGCCTGCTGACCATCGCGGCCGAGCAAGCCAACGCCTTTCTGTCCAATGCCCGCAAATGGGAGCGTGAGCGTTGGGTCTGCCAGCGCCTGCTGCAAGGCTTGAATATTCCCTACCGCGCGGACGAATTCGCGCCGGCCGGCGAACCGCCGGATGTGCTGTTTCGCGATGCCAATTTCGAGGTGTTCTTCGTGCTCGACGAGGGGCGCCGACTCAACGACGAATGGCGCGATGAACTGCAGCGACGACGCAGCGCCTTTTCTCTCAGCCAACTGGTGCGCCGTGAGGCCAAGCCCAAGCGCATTCCGGCCAATGAATTCCTGCTGCGACTGGCACCGACCTTGCGCAAGAAGGCGCACAACTACAAGGAGCGCGGTATGGATCTGGGCGAACTGGACATCATCGCCTTCGCCAGTCTTAAACGTGAGGTGCTGGATCTGAACAGCCATTTCCCCCCGCCCACTGAATATCTGCGCCAAGGCTGGCGCTCGCTGTCCCTCGTCGGCCCGACCTTCGCCCGTGTGCTGTTCGCCCACCCGGACGCACCGGACTTCCTGCGCAGCAACCTCGGTCGCAGTATCGTCTTCGATGTCGGGATCAGCCTGTGA
- the coaE gene encoding dephospho-CoA kinase (Dephospho-CoA kinase (CoaE) performs the final step in coenzyme A biosynthesis.): MNTPVEKPWILGLTGGIGSGKSAAAQHFIDLGVHVVDADHAARWVVEPGRPALAKIAEHFGPGVLQADGTLDRAALRKLIFEVPEQRRWLEALLHPLIAEEIAHHLALAKSPYAILVSPLLIESGQYAMTQRILVIDAPQQLQIERTLQRDQTSEQQVQAILKAQSSREDRASRADDVVVNDRDLAWLHSEVERLHHFYLTLSGGQA, translated from the coding sequence ATGAATACCCCTGTGGAAAAACCCTGGATTCTCGGCCTCACCGGCGGCATCGGCAGCGGCAAAAGCGCGGCGGCCCAGCACTTCATTGATCTGGGTGTCCACGTGGTGGATGCCGATCATGCGGCGCGCTGGGTGGTTGAACCGGGCCGTCCCGCCCTGGCAAAGATTGCCGAGCACTTCGGCCCCGGCGTATTGCAGGCCGATGGCACACTGGACCGCGCCGCCCTGCGCAAACTGATCTTCGAAGTACCGGAGCAACGGCGCTGGCTCGAAGCCCTGCTGCATCCGTTGATCGCCGAAGAAATCGCTCATCATCTGGCGCTGGCAAAATCACCTTACGCGATTCTGGTTTCGCCGCTGTTGATCGAATCCGGGCAATACGCGATGACCCAGCGCATCCTGGTGATCGACGCCCCGCAACAATTACAGATCGAACGCACCTTGCAGCGTGACCAGACCAGCGAGCAGCAGGTTCAGGCGATCCTCAAGGCTCAGTCGAGCCGCGAAGACCGTGCGAGCCGTGCCGACGACGTGGTGGTCAATGACCGCGACCTCGCCTGGTTGCACAGCGAAGTCGAGCGTCTGCATCACTTTTACCTGACTTTATCCGGAGGCCAAGCATGA
- the clpB gene encoding ATP-dependent chaperone ClpB, whose translation MRIDRLTSKLQLALSDAQSLAVGHDHPAIEPAHLMQAMLEQQGGSIKPLLMQVGFDVNSLRKELTKELDQLPKIQNPTGDVNMSQDLARLLNQADRLAQQKGDQFISSELVLLAAMDENSKLGKLLLGQGVSKKALENAINNLRGGEAVNDANHEESRQALDKYTVDLTKRAEDGKLDPVIGRDDEIRRTIQVLQRRTKNNPVLIGEPGVGKTAIAEGLAQRIINGEVPDGLKGKRLLSLDMGALIAGAKYRGEFEERLKSLLNELSKQEGQIILFIDELHTMVGAGKGEGSMDAGNMLKPALARGELHCVGATTLNEYRQYIEKDAALERRFQKVLVDEPSEEDTIAILRGLKERYEVHHKVAITDGAIIAAAKLSHRYITDRQLPDKAIDLIDEAASRIRMEIDSKPEVLDRLERRLIQLKVESQALKKESDEAAMKRLEKLQEEIVRLEREYSDLEEIWNSEKAEVQGSAQIQQKIEQSRQELEAARRKGDLNRMAELQYGVIPDLERSLQMVDQHGKSENQLLRSKVTEEEIAEVVSKWTGIPVSKMLEGERDKLMKMESLLHKRVIGQEEAVVAVANAVRRSRAGLSDPNRPSGSFMFLGPTGVGKTELCKALAEFLFDTEEAMVRIDMSEFMEKHSVARLIGAPPGYVGYEEGGYLTEAVRRKPYSVILLDEVEKAHPDVFNILLQVLEDGRLTDSHGRTVDFRNTVIVMTSNLGSVQIQELVGDREAQRAAVMDALTSHFRPEFINRVDEVVIFEPLARDQIAGITEIQLGRLRSRLAERELKLELSPEAMDKLIAVGYDPVYGARPLKRAIQRWIENPLAQLILSGHFMPGDTATGKVENDEIVFN comes from the coding sequence ATGCGAATAGACCGTTTAACCAGCAAATTACAGTTGGCCTTGTCCGACGCCCAGTCGTTGGCTGTCGGCCACGATCATCCGGCGATTGAGCCGGCGCACTTGATGCAAGCCATGCTTGAACAGCAGGGTGGTTCGATCAAACCTCTGCTGATGCAGGTGGGCTTCGACGTCAACAGCTTGCGCAAAGAGCTGACCAAAGAGCTCGACCAATTACCGAAAATCCAGAACCCGACCGGCGACGTCAACATGTCGCAGGATCTGGCGCGCCTGCTCAATCAGGCTGACCGTCTGGCCCAGCAGAAGGGCGACCAGTTCATTTCCAGCGAATTGGTGTTACTTGCGGCGATGGATGAGAACAGCAAGCTCGGCAAGTTGCTGCTCGGCCAGGGCGTGAGCAAGAAAGCCCTGGAAAACGCGATCAACAACCTGCGTGGCGGCGAAGCGGTAAACGACGCCAACCACGAAGAGTCGCGCCAGGCGCTGGATAAATACACCGTCGACCTGACCAAGCGCGCCGAAGACGGCAAGCTTGATCCGGTGATCGGCCGTGACGACGAAATCCGTCGCACCATTCAGGTTCTGCAACGCCGCACCAAGAACAACCCGGTGCTGATCGGTGAGCCTGGCGTGGGTAAAACCGCGATTGCCGAAGGTCTGGCCCAGCGCATCATCAACGGCGAAGTGCCGGACGGCCTTAAAGGCAAGCGTCTGCTCTCGCTCGATATGGGCGCGCTGATTGCCGGTGCCAAGTATCGCGGTGAGTTCGAAGAACGCCTGAAATCGCTGCTCAACGAGCTGTCGAAACAGGAAGGGCAGATCATTCTGTTTATCGACGAATTGCACACCATGGTCGGCGCCGGTAAAGGCGAAGGCTCGATGGATGCTGGCAACATGCTCAAACCGGCGCTGGCGCGCGGTGAGTTGCATTGCGTTGGCGCGACCACGCTCAACGAGTATCGCCAATATATAGAGAAGGACGCGGCGCTCGAGCGACGCTTCCAGAAAGTATTGGTGGATGAGCCGAGCGAAGAAGACACCATCGCCATCCTGCGCGGCCTTAAAGAGCGTTACGAGGTTCACCACAAGGTGGCGATCACCGACGGCGCGATCATTGCGGCAGCGAAGCTCAGTCATCGCTATATCACTGACCGGCAACTGCCGGACAAGGCCATCGACCTGATTGACGAGGCCGCCAGCCGCATCCGCATGGAAATCGACTCCAAGCCGGAAGTGCTCGATCGTCTCGAGCGTCGCCTGATTCAGTTGAAGGTGGAATCCCAGGCGCTGAAGAAGGAAAGCGACGAAGCGGCGATGAAACGTCTGGAAAAACTCCAGGAAGAAATCGTCCGTCTCGAGCGTGAGTACTCGGATCTGGAAGAAATCTGGAACTCGGAAAAAGCCGAGGTGCAGGGTTCTGCGCAGATTCAGCAGAAGATCGAACAGTCGCGTCAGGAGCTGGAAGCCGCACGCCGTAAAGGCGACCTCAATCGCATGGCCGAGTTGCAGTACGGGGTGATCCCGGATCTGGAGCGCAGCCTGCAAATGGTCGATCAGCACGGCAAGAGCGAAAACCAGCTGCTGCGCAGCAAGGTGACTGAAGAAGAGATCGCCGAAGTCGTATCGAAGTGGACCGGCATTCCGGTGTCGAAAATGCTCGAAGGCGAGCGCGACAAGCTGATGAAAATGGAAAGCCTGTTGCACAAACGCGTTATCGGTCAGGAAGAAGCCGTGGTCGCCGTGGCCAACGCGGTACGACGTTCGCGTGCCGGGTTGTCTGATCCGAATCGTCCGAGCGGCTCGTTCATGTTCCTCGGCCCGACCGGTGTCGGTAAAACCGAGCTGTGCAAGGCGCTGGCCGAATTCCTCTTTGATACTGAAGAGGCGATGGTGCGGATCGACATGTCCGAGTTCATGGAGAAACATTCCGTGGCTCGCCTGATCGGTGCGCCACCGGGATATGTCGGTTACGAAGAAGGCGGTTATCTGACCGAGGCTGTGCGTCGCAAGCCTTATTCGGTGATCCTGCTGGACGAAGTCGAGAAGGCGCACCCGGATGTGTTCAACATCTTGCTGCAAGTGCTCGAGGATGGTCGCCTGACCGACAGCCATGGCCGCACGGTGGACTTCCGCAATACCGTGATCGTCATGACCTCGAACCTCGGCTCTGTGCAGATTCAGGAGCTGGTCGGTGATCGCGAGGCTCAGCGTGCTGCAGTCATGGATGCGCTGACGTCGCACTTCCGTCCGGAGTTCATCAACCGGGTCGACGAGGTGGTGATCTTCGAGCCTTTGGCGCGGGATCAGATCGCGGGCATTACCGAGATCCAGTTGGGCCGTCTGCGCAGCCGTCTGGCCGAACGCGAGCTGAAGCTGGAACTCAGCCCGGAGGCGATGGACAAGTTGATCGCCGTTGGTTACGACCCGGTGTATGGCGCACGTCCTTTGAAACGGGCGATTCAGCGCTGGATCGAAAACCCGTTGGCACAGTTGATCCTCTCGGGTCACTTCATGCCAGGCGACACGGCGACCGGCAAGGTCGAGAACGACGAAATCGTTTTCAACTGA
- a CDS encoding MOSC domain-containing protein, translating to MTPLQQLIADVPQTGCVRWIGVRPESRGPMIELDAVEARLEAGLTGDHARPGVRNARQVTLIQWEHLAVISALMGRPHDQPVRPEDLRRNLVISGINLFSLKGRRFRIGQAIFETTGWCQPCARLQNNLGPGTFQAVRGHGGITARVLQSGIIRLEDRVSVEPVPDSGYAAFNPG from the coding sequence GTGACGCCGCTGCAGCAATTGATTGCCGATGTGCCACAGACTGGGTGTGTGCGCTGGATCGGCGTGCGTCCGGAATCCCGTGGGCCGATGATCGAACTCGATGCCGTGGAAGCTCGACTTGAAGCTGGACTGACCGGCGATCACGCCCGTCCCGGTGTGCGTAACGCGCGGCAGGTGACCCTGATCCAGTGGGAACACCTCGCGGTAATCAGCGCATTGATGGGCCGACCGCACGATCAACCGGTCAGACCTGAAGATCTGCGGCGCAATCTCGTTATCAGCGGTATCAATTTGTTTAGCCTCAAGGGTCGGCGCTTTCGAATCGGTCAGGCAATATTCGAAACCACGGGCTGGTGTCAGCCCTGCGCACGGCTGCAGAACAACCTCGGCCCCGGCACCTTTCAAGCGGTGCGCGGGCATGGCGGAATTACCGCGCGGGTGTTACAAAGCGGGATCATTCGCCTCGAAGACCGTGTAAGCGTCGAGCCGGTTCCGGACAGCGGCTATGCTGCTTTCAACCCCGGATAA
- a CDS encoding energy-coupling factor ABC transporter permease → MIGVEVLATESLLLGWLIYLPVLLWAIVRAPWVELFSDSRRQHLLFGTVFALFLLWLMRRDFDTGVSYHFLGMTAVTLLLDWPLAIVGGLVAQIGLVLLGRQDLAAMGVNGALFILLPVLVTECVAILVERAQPRNPFVYIFCSGFFAAALSALLCLILSLTLLWYDGLFAMPEWLEDFIGYVWLIIFPEAFINGMIISALVVFSPEWLETFNRTRYLSAPWKDDDPKS, encoded by the coding sequence ATGATCGGCGTCGAGGTGCTGGCGACTGAAAGTCTGCTGCTGGGCTGGCTGATTTATCTGCCGGTGCTGCTTTGGGCGATCGTACGGGCGCCGTGGGTCGAGTTGTTCAGCGACAGTCGGCGTCAGCATCTGCTGTTCGGCACCGTGTTTGCGTTGTTTCTGCTGTGGTTGATGCGCAGGGATTTCGATACCGGTGTGTCCTATCACTTCCTCGGCATGACGGCGGTAACGCTGTTGCTGGACTGGCCGCTGGCGATCGTCGGCGGGCTGGTGGCGCAAATCGGCCTGGTGTTGCTCGGGCGTCAGGATCTCGCGGCGATGGGGGTCAATGGTGCTTTGTTCATTTTGCTGCCGGTGCTGGTCACCGAGTGCGTGGCAATCCTCGTCGAGCGCGCACAGCCGCGTAATCCGTTCGTGTACATCTTCTGTTCCGGATTCTTTGCCGCCGCGTTGTCGGCCTTGTTGTGCCTGATCCTCAGTCTGACGCTGCTGTGGTACGACGGCCTATTCGCCATGCCGGAATGGCTGGAAGACTTCATCGGTTACGTGTGGCTGATCATTTTCCCCGAAGCGTTCATCAACGGCATGATCATCAGTGCGCTGGTGGTATTCAGCCCGGAATGGCTGGAGACCTTCAACCGCACGCGCTACCTTTCGGCGCCGTGGAAGGACGACGATCCGAAGTCTTGA
- a CDS encoding DUF3094 domain-containing protein — MTSRLNPEDQKHVEEYLQLSQHRVERRPFRPWMLLVLVLAVTIGLGLLSRFISYLTL, encoded by the coding sequence ATGACCAGCCGCCTGAACCCCGAAGACCAGAAACATGTCGAAGAGTACCTGCAACTGTCCCAACACCGAGTCGAGCGCCGGCCTTTCCGGCCGTGGATGCTCCTGGTGCTGGTGCTGGCAGTGACCATTGGTCTGGGCCTGTTGAGCCGATTTATCAGTTACCTGACGCTATGA
- a CDS encoding HvfA family oxazolone/thioamide-modified RiPP metallophore — protein MSRTSTLGKKSIGLIGAALAGGLMLSGSVFAAQPLAQGYMVASAETSVKAPEGKCGEGKCGDASMAKTDSDGDGKVSRAEFLKVAPKSDFDKIDTNHDGFIDEQEAYNNVKANFEANGKKMPKGLFEHLKDQDGA, from the coding sequence ATGTCCCGTACTTCGACCCTCGGTAAAAAATCCATTGGCCTGATCGGCGCCGCACTGGCTGGCGGTCTGATGTTGTCCGGTTCGGTGTTTGCCGCTCAACCACTGGCGCAGGGGTACATGGTCGCCTCGGCGGAAACCTCGGTGAAAGCGCCGGAAGGCAAATGCGGTGAAGGCAAATGTGGCGATGCTTCGATGGCCAAGACTGACAGCGATGGTGACGGCAAGGTTTCCCGCGCCGAATTCCTCAAAGTCGCGCCGAAGTCCGACTTCGACAAGATCGACACCAACCATGACGGCTTCATCGACGAGCAGGAGGCATACAACAACGTGAAGGCCAACTTTGAAGCCAACGGCAAGAAGATGCCGAAAGGCCTGTTCGAGCACCTGAAAGACCAAGACGGCGCCTGA
- the yacG gene encoding DNA gyrase inhibitor YacG, with protein MSQIPTVECPTCGAPVEFTPENKFRPFCSDRCKLIDLGAWASEEHKIPVAPDAEDELFSGDFDPRH; from the coding sequence ATGAGCCAGATCCCAACCGTAGAATGCCCAACCTGCGGCGCCCCCGTGGAATTTACCCCCGAGAACAAATTCCGTCCGTTCTGCTCCGATCGCTGCAAACTGATCGACCTCGGCGCCTGGGCGTCGGAAGAACACAAGATTCCGGTCGCACCGGATGCCGAGGACGAACTGTTTTCCGGCGATTTCGATCCGCGCCACTGA
- a CDS encoding methyl-accepting chemotaxis protein — protein MLLRQLNIAPRAALGFALIAVLVALLGVFALGQMSSIRDSEVAVENQWLPSIRGGDEIREIMLRIRTISLRMALDQDTNNIATYRSQMDTRDKELSEKIAAYDKLVNTPEGQQLYDQFKKTFAAYRSGIAQSFALAEQGKRDELTKLLLVDMKTVVDGSGKQLNDLADLFAKQVAAESQKSAAHYENSRTIVSLFIALAALATVALAMMLTRSIVRPLSSAVSAAESVAQGDLTRPIETHGNDEVSRLLKALATMQQNLRETLQGISGSATQLATAADELNAVTLDSTQGLQQQNNEIEQAATAVNQMTAAVEEVARNAVSTSDATRQSSESAHLGQVRVSETATAINALASDVQQTGELVQSLANQSQDIGKVLDVIRAIAEQTNLLALNAAIEAARAGESGRGFAVVADEVRALAYRTQQSTQEIEQMVQGMRSGSSLALDSMQASTARATTTLALAERAGEALQTITASVHEIHERNLVIASAAEEQAQVAREVDRNLVNIRDLSVRSAAGANQTSASSHELSQLANALQGMVRRFQL, from the coding sequence ATGTTGCTTCGTCAGTTGAATATTGCTCCCCGGGCGGCCCTGGGGTTCGCCCTGATCGCGGTGTTGGTGGCCTTGCTCGGCGTTTTTGCGCTGGGGCAGATGTCGAGCATTCGCGACAGTGAAGTCGCGGTGGAAAATCAGTGGCTGCCGAGCATTCGTGGCGGCGACGAGATTCGTGAGATCATGCTGCGTATCCGCACCATCTCGTTGCGCATGGCGCTGGATCAGGACACGAACAATATCGCCACCTACCGCAGCCAGATGGACACCCGCGACAAAGAGCTGAGCGAGAAAATCGCCGCTTACGACAAACTGGTCAACACCCCGGAAGGCCAGCAGCTATACGACCAGTTCAAAAAGACCTTCGCCGCGTATCGCAGTGGCATCGCCCAATCCTTCGCCCTCGCTGAGCAAGGCAAGCGTGATGAGCTGACCAAATTGTTGCTGGTCGACATGAAAACCGTCGTCGATGGCTCCGGAAAGCAACTCAACGACCTGGCGGACCTGTTTGCCAAACAGGTCGCGGCTGAAAGTCAGAAGTCTGCTGCGCACTACGAAAACTCGCGCACGATCGTCAGCTTGTTCATTGCCTTGGCCGCGCTGGCCACGGTGGCACTGGCGATGATGCTCACGCGCAGTATCGTTCGCCCGCTGAGCAGTGCCGTGAGCGCCGCAGAAAGTGTCGCGCAGGGTGATCTGACCCGGCCGATCGAGACCCATGGCAACGATGAAGTCAGTCGCTTGCTCAAGGCTCTGGCGACCATGCAGCAGAACCTGCGTGAGACGCTGCAAGGCATCAGCGGTTCGGCCACGCAACTCGCGACCGCTGCTGATGAACTCAATGCAGTGACACTCGACAGCACCCAGGGGCTGCAGCAGCAGAACAACGAAATCGAACAAGCTGCGACTGCGGTCAATCAGATGACGGCCGCAGTGGAAGAGGTCGCACGCAATGCGGTGTCGACGTCTGACGCGACCCGTCAATCCAGCGAGTCGGCGCATCTGGGCCAGGTGCGGGTCAGTGAGACCGCCACGGCCATCAACGCCTTGGCCAGTGACGTGCAACAGACCGGTGAGTTGGTGCAATCACTGGCCAATCAATCGCAGGACATCGGAAAAGTGCTGGACGTGATTCGGGCGATTGCCGAGCAGACCAACCTGCTGGCGCTCAACGCAGCGATTGAAGCGGCGCGGGCCGGTGAGAGCGGCCGAGGTTTTGCCGTGGTCGCTGATGAAGTGCGGGCGCTGGCTTATCGCACGCAGCAATCGACTCAGGAGATCGAGCAGATGGTTCAGGGCATGCGCAGCGGTTCGAGCCTGGCGCTGGATTCGATGCAGGCCAGTACCGCGCGTGCCACGACCACCCTGGCGTTGGCTGAGCGTGCCGGTGAGGCGCTGCAAACCATTACCGCGTCGGTGCATGAGATCCATGAGCGCAATCTGGTGATCGCCAGCGCTGCGGAAGAACAGGCGCAAGTCGCCCGCGAAGTCGATCGCAATCTGGTGAACATTCGTGATTTGTCGGTACGTTCTGCCGCTGGCGCTAACCAGACCAGTGCCTCCAGCCATGAGTTGTCGCAACTGGCCAACGCCTTGCAGGGCATGGTGCGGCGCTTCCAGTTGTAA
- a CDS encoding NAD(P)/FAD-dependent oxidoreductase: MSHRIVIVGGGAGGLELATRLGKTLGKRGTASVMLVDANLTHIWKPLLHEVAAGSLNSSEDELNYVAQAKWNHFEFQLGRMSGLDRAQKKIQLAATYDENGVELVPAREVQYDSLVISVGSTTNDFGTQGAAQHCLFLDTRKQAERFHQQLLNHYLRAHAGQTDVIEQISVAIVGAGATGVELAAELHNAAHELAAYGLDRIKPENMHITLIEAGPRVLPALPERISGPVHKTLEKLGVNVMTNASVSEVTADSLITADGNEIKASLKVWAAGIRAPGFLKDIDGLETNRINQLQVLPTLQTTRDENIFAFGDCAACPQPGTDRNVPPRAQAAHQQASLLAKSLKLRIEGKTLPEYKYTDYGSLISLSRFSAVGNLMGNLTGSVMLEGWLARMFYVSLYRMHQMALYGPFRTAMLMLGSKIGRGTEPRLKLH; this comes from the coding sequence ATGTCCCATCGTATTGTTATTGTCGGCGGCGGCGCCGGCGGTCTGGAGTTGGCTACCCGTCTGGGTAAGACTCTGGGCAAGCGCGGCACGGCCAGTGTGATGCTGGTCGACGCCAACCTGACGCACATCTGGAAACCGCTGTTGCACGAAGTGGCTGCCGGATCGCTGAACTCCTCCGAAGACGAACTCAACTATGTTGCCCAGGCAAAATGGAACCACTTCGAGTTCCAGCTGGGGCGCATGAGCGGGCTTGATCGTGCGCAGAAGAAAATTCAACTGGCGGCGACCTACGACGAAAACGGCGTAGAACTGGTGCCGGCGCGGGAAGTGCAGTACGACTCGCTGGTGATCAGCGTCGGCAGCACCACCAATGATTTCGGCACTCAGGGCGCGGCGCAGCACTGCCTGTTCCTCGACACCCGCAAGCAAGCCGAGCGCTTTCACCAGCAACTGTTGAATCACTATCTGCGTGCACACGCCGGGCAAACCGATGTGATCGAGCAGATCAGCGTAGCGATCGTCGGCGCTGGCGCGACGGGTGTTGAACTGGCGGCAGAATTGCACAACGCCGCCCATGAACTGGCGGCTTATGGTCTGGACCGGATCAAACCGGAAAACATGCACATCACCCTGATCGAAGCCGGGCCACGGGTGTTGCCTGCCCTGCCGGAGCGCATCAGCGGACCCGTGCACAAGACCCTGGAAAAGCTCGGGGTCAATGTCATGACCAACGCTTCGGTCAGCGAAGTGACCGCCGATAGCCTGATCACCGCCGATGGCAATGAGATCAAGGCCAGCCTGAAAGTCTGGGCCGCCGGTATTCGCGCACCGGGTTTCCTCAAGGACATCGACGGCCTGGAAACCAACCGCATCAATCAGCTGCAAGTGTTGCCGACGCTGCAAACCACCCGCGACGAGAACATCTTCGCCTTCGGCGACTGCGCCGCATGCCCGCAACCGGGCACCGATCGCAACGTGCCGCCACGGGCGCAAGCCGCGCACCAACAGGCCTCGCTGCTGGCCAAGTCGCTGAAATTGCGCATCGAAGGCAAGACCCTGCCGGAGTACAAGTACACCGACTACGGCTCGCTGATCTCGCTGTCGCGTTTTTCGGCGGTGGGTAACTTGATGGGCAACCTGACCGGCAGCGTGATGCTCGAAGGCTGGCTGGCGCGGATGTTTTACGTGTCGCTGTATCGCATGCACCAAATGGCGCTGTATGGGCCGTTCCGCACGGCGATGTTGATGCTGGGCAGCAAGATTGGCCGTGGCACCGAGCCGCGCCTGAAGCTGCACTAA